From Leptospira dzoumogneensis, one genomic window encodes:
- a CDS encoding cation:proton antiporter, producing MKRNAIFYITLLVFSFGAFVFITKQGKSLEIGKVVLVEASSSTSVESTEDPLDIWKKAGAKLWKGFHEPLPLLLLQIGVVIAATRVMGKLAVIVRQPFVVGEILAGILLGPSLFGLLFPEQYQFLFPKISLSSLQLLSQIGLVFFMFVVGMELDLKILRNQADSAILISHASILLPFLLGAILALSIYKTLAPPNVTFLSFSLFMGIGMSITAFPVLARIVQERGMTKTRLGGLALTCAASDDLTAWCLLAVVIALVQAGGLLAALFTIILAIIYVIIMWKIVQPAMHRAGGIFTNREAFTKMAVALFLLFPIASAWITESIGIHALFGAFLAGVVMPDKPKLRTLLAEKVEDLSTAIFLPLFFALTGIRTQIGLLNQGNLWWDFAMVLTVAIVGKFAGSAIAARASGNNWKDSLSLGALMNTRGLMELIVLNIGYDIGVLSSQIFSMMVLMALVTTYMTGPSLNLIERIFSVVKAKREEGILLAFALHSRGVDLLRLASGLFQNGNKSKEVTALHLTPDSWISGKTAQKYEKKSFEPLFKLSKELGIKLNTLYKPSDNVTRDILKTIQSGNYNIFLTGGAKSLFSDDVLGGKIRTLLSESETNAGILVAEKLKELDRFILAVYSDKDVKLLGFALAMAKNIGAKLSIWDPKGRVPQFSQKERNLLKKEKITILKGENPQVLSEADLVICDLETWEEETEFRNWELSDGSGLFLVRYKD from the coding sequence ATGAAACGAAACGCGATCTTCTATATTACTCTATTAGTATTTTCTTTCGGGGCCTTTGTTTTCATAACGAAACAAGGTAAGTCATTAGAAATTGGTAAGGTTGTTCTCGTTGAAGCAAGTTCTTCTACTTCGGTCGAATCCACTGAAGATCCGCTAGATATTTGGAAAAAAGCGGGAGCAAAACTCTGGAAAGGTTTTCATGAACCTCTTCCACTTCTATTATTACAAATCGGAGTCGTAATTGCAGCCACTAGAGTGATGGGTAAACTTGCGGTAATCGTAAGACAACCATTCGTAGTGGGAGAGATACTTGCAGGTATATTATTAGGCCCTTCCTTGTTCGGGCTATTATTCCCGGAACAGTATCAATTCTTATTTCCTAAAATTTCTTTAAGTTCCTTACAATTATTAAGCCAGATCGGTTTAGTATTTTTCATGTTCGTAGTCGGAATGGAATTGGATCTAAAGATCCTCCGAAACCAAGCGGACTCTGCAATATTAATCTCTCATGCGAGCATTCTTCTACCGTTCTTACTCGGAGCGATCTTAGCACTTTCCATTTACAAAACATTGGCTCCTCCCAATGTCACATTCTTATCCTTCTCCTTATTCATGGGGATAGGAATGAGTATCACTGCATTTCCAGTACTCGCTCGTATCGTCCAAGAAAGGGGGATGACCAAAACAAGGTTAGGCGGGCTAGCACTCACTTGTGCGGCTTCCGACGATTTGACGGCTTGGTGTTTACTCGCAGTAGTGATCGCTCTTGTTCAAGCTGGAGGACTTTTAGCGGCGTTATTCACCATAATCCTTGCGATCATTTATGTTATTATAATGTGGAAGATCGTGCAGCCTGCAATGCACAGAGCGGGAGGGATTTTCACAAACAGAGAAGCATTCACCAAAATGGCGGTGGCTCTATTCTTACTTTTCCCGATCGCATCCGCTTGGATCACGGAATCCATCGGAATACACGCGTTATTCGGAGCGTTTTTGGCAGGGGTTGTAATGCCCGACAAACCGAAACTACGCACCCTTTTAGCCGAGAAGGTGGAAGATCTAAGCACTGCGATCTTTCTTCCATTATTCTTCGCGTTAACCGGTATTAGGACCCAGATCGGGCTATTGAACCAAGGCAATCTATGGTGGGACTTCGCTATGGTACTTACGGTAGCGATTGTCGGTAAATTCGCAGGAAGTGCTATCGCGGCGAGGGCGTCCGGAAACAACTGGAAAGATTCCTTATCCTTGGGCGCACTCATGAACACCAGAGGACTCATGGAGTTGATCGTACTCAATATCGGCTACGATATCGGAGTATTATCCTCTCAGATATTCTCCATGATGGTACTTATGGCCCTGGTCACAACTTATATGACTGGTCCAAGTTTGAATTTAATAGAGAGAATATTCTCGGTTGTCAAAGCTAAAAGAGAAGAAGGTATATTACTCGCGTTTGCATTACATTCCAGAGGTGTGGATCTATTAAGACTTGCTTCCGGATTATTCCAAAACGGAAATAAGAGCAAAGAAGTGACCGCACTTCACCTTACTCCGGATTCTTGGATCTCAGGCAAAACAGCTCAGAAATATGAGAAAAAAAGTTTCGAACCTCTATTCAAACTTTCTAAAGAACTCGGGATCAAGCTGAATACTCTATATAAACCTTCCGATAATGTCACAAGAGACATACTCAAAACGATCCAATCAGGAAATTATAATATATTCCTGACCGGCGGCGCCAAATCATTGTTCAGCGACGATGTATTAGGAGGAAAGATCAGAACACTTCTCTCCGAATCGGAAACAAACGCAGGAATACTCGTCGCAGAAAAATTAAAGGAACTAGATCGTTTTATCTTAGCAGTTTACTCGGATAAGGACGTAAAACTATTAGGATTCGCTTTGGCAATGGCCAAAAACATAGGAGCCAAACTTTCCATCTGGGATCCTAAGGGACGTGTTCCTCAATTCTCTCAAAAAGAAAGAAATCTTCTCAAAAAAGAAAAGATCACCATCCTAAAGGGAGAAAATCCTCAGGTACTTTCCGAAGCAGATCTTGTGATCTGCGATCTAGAAACCTGGGAAGAAGAAACGGAATTCAGGAATTGGGAACTTTCGGACGGCTCAGGATTATTCTTGGTCCGTTATAAAGACTAA